A region of the Melospiza melodia melodia isolate bMelMel2 chromosome 14, bMelMel2.pri, whole genome shotgun sequence genome:
GGTTCAGTTTGGGAAATTAATTTGTGCCTGGAATCCGCACACAATGGGGACGGTGCTTGTGATGCCGCTGCTTGCTGTGATctcacagccctgctgcagtCAGGGCCAGGCTGCCTGGAGCCCCTGAATGCAGGTGCAGCCTCTGCTcccttgggctgggctggagcagcagggaatgaggagCCTGCAGGGGTTTGATGGTGCTCTCCTCAGTTGCAGGTTTGGGATCGGAGTGGCAGCCATGAAGGACCCGAGTCGCAGCAGTACCAGCCCCAGCATCATCAGCGAGGATGTGATCATCAACGGGCACTCCCACGAGGATGACAACCCCTTTGCTGAGTACATGTGGATGGAGAACGAGGAGGAGTTCAACAGGCAGGCAAGTAACTCCCTGCTTTGCATGGCCCCTCTGTCCTTTGTCCCTTCCCAGCtgaagggacagagctggggtcCACCACTTACCCTCCTTCAGATGGGCTCTCTGGAGTGATCCTGGGGAACAAACAGCTCTCCCTTGCTGATCTTCTGCAGTCCTGGTGGAAAATACAGGAAGTGCAGCACATTCTAATGCATCCATTAATTAATTCCCTGCTTCTGCAGGAGGGAGGGGAGAGCAGAGAGCTGACAGAAGTACGTGGCACTTGGGAAGGGCTGGCCTGGGAGGCGTTCGTGTGTGGACGTGCTGAGTGCCCCAGTGCTGAGCTGGGGAATTCCAGGTGCACACCTGCCTTGGgaacagccctgctgctcctcagggtgctggtgacagctgcTCATTTTAATACTTGAGTCTTAGAGCTCCCTTCACCATCCCGTGGGAAGGAAGCCTTACCTTCCTCTGCCACCTTGCCTCTGTCACCCTTTTCTCTCCTGCTCTGGAGACTGGGGACAGCCCACCTCTTTCCACACCCCTTTCCCATTCCCAGCTTGCTCTGTGCCCTCCAtagctgctgcctgtgcagggtgCTGAGTTACCAGCACAGGATCCTCAGGgtgccagcagctctgagctCACTCAGAGCCAGGTTTGCTCACAAAACCTCTCTTCTCTTGTGCATTGTTTCCTGTTTGGTGGCTTTTTCCCCCTGGGAACTATCCCACTGTTAGTATACAGGGCGTGTAGTTCTCTGGAAAGGAGCTCAGCTGTGCCATGATTTTTCAGGCACAGATTCCATTGTCAGAGCAGAGGAAAGGTGGGAGTCTGAGGGGAGAAGGGTCATGctcagacacagctgggacagcctggtcacctgctgctgcagacacagccctCTGGGAGCCTGAGCAAGTTAAACTGgagctggaaaataaaaacagGCAGTCCTAATTTCCAGCATTTAGGGAATTAAATGTTGTTTAgcgctgctggagctgccatgGAGGCACCTGTAGGGGTACAGGCCTGTAACCAAGCCCCTGGAGCTGGGCAAGCCCTGTGTAACAGGAGCCTGTGACCATGTGCCCCAGCaggagggaggcagtgcctccTGGAGGGAGTGCTGCTCTGGGGAATCACTGAGTCAGCCCTCGGTGCCTCTGAGCATGTGAGGATGAGTCCCCGTTGCCCAGAGCACCAGGTGAGCTCGTGGGTGTGTTTGCCCCAAGGGCAAGGACCCAGATTGCACAGCACTCCTGATAATCTGGTGTTAATGTTTTTGATTTGGTGTTTGTGGTAACTGAATTTCCACTCCAGGACTGAGGAGGTGTTTGATTTCAGAGCAAAGGGTAGATGGGAAAACTTGTTCGAGCTTCCACTGAGTGAACTTCTAAATCTGTCCTGAATCAATTTTCCATTCCCTTGTGTCTGGGCCAGTCCTTCACACCAGCTTCTGTTTCCCTGCTTTCCTCTCTTACACACTCTGATTCAGGACATGGAAAGTTTGTAGGATGATCTCGCTCCAAAGCTCCTTTACTGAACAACCAGGGCAAACTGCTTTAATCTCTGCAGTGCCAGTTCTGCCTGGCTTGGTTTGTGCTGctcccaggacagcagggctgcaTTCCTCCCAGCTGCTGCCATCAGGTGGGGTTCCCCAGGAGAGCACAGTGGGTGAGCACACGCTGGCAGCCAGCAGAGGCTGCTTGTTCCAGGTGACAGGCAGGGGTTATTTTTTCCCCAGGAGTCCCACAGGACACTTTCCTGGGGAGTGTTTCCTGGCTCTGGGTCTTGGCACAGCTCCCTTCCTCATACTTGCAGCGAGCTCAGTCCAGACCAGTTGGTACAGCTGAAATCTTTGCTTGGGACCTACATTTTCCTTCTACTTCAGGTCATAACAAGCTGCAAACcaaacagctggggctgggggggttcTCCTGCCTCTCCCTTTCAGCTGCAGCCCCAATCCCTTGCACAAAGCACTGATGTCCTTGCTGCATGGATGTGGTGCTGGGGTGCTGCTGACAGCTGGGTGCACACACCTGGGAATGAGCCCACAATGGATCTGTTGCTGAAACAGTTTCTTTTCATTGCACAGATCGAAGAGGAGTTGTGGGAAGAAGAATTTATCGAGCGCTGTTTCCAGGAGAtgctggaagaggaggaggagcatgAGTGGTTCATTCCAGCCCGTGATCTCCCACAAACAATGGATCAAATCCAGGACCAGTTCAATGACCTTGTTATCAGTGACAGCTCATCGCTGGAGGATCTGGTGGTAAGCTCAGCTCCTCATTCTGTTTCTAAAGCTCAAGTCTTTGTGCAAGGCTGGGGCTTATTGCTGCTTATGGCAGGAGAAAGTCCTTCCAGCAGAAAGGAGCCTGCTAAAccctgcctggctgtgcagaGTAGGTGGGAAGGAGGTGTCTCCATGGGATGTGACCTGTTTGGTGGCTTTCTTCATACCCACGTGGAGCCTTTCCCATGGCACAACTCCAGGAGTGGGTGGGAGGTTATGAAAGAAGGGCCCTGagtggagccagggctgggaaagggtcACTGGGCATCTGCCAGCACTGACACGTTGGGCTGGTCTGGGCCCTGTCCCAGGGTCTGGTTGGGACTGGGAGAGCCACAGCAGATCCCTGGAACAATTCTAGGGAAGGGGAAAGCAGCCAAACTGTAACTGTTTCCCTCTTTTTGCTGCCTGACTTCTGTGCAGAGCTCAACCCAAAGGAAAGGGCAGCATGTGCTTCTTTTCCCTCACAGAATCCACAGTTGCTCTAACAGAGCACAGACCCCACGTGATCCTGTCACACAACTGCTCTGAGATTCAGATGCAGACCATGACTTTCCCAAGCTgaagcagctgcaggcagcagtttcagccTCAGTGAGGATCAGAAAAGCCTAATCCTCCATTTCTTTGTGATAAAGAACTCCTTTTGAAGGTGCTGGTGCCCACCTTGAACTGCAGgacatggagcagcagcagcttgccAGGGGGCAGGACAGGGGAGCCACAGACAGAGACATGTAAAAAATCAATACAGTGCTCATACACATGagattcccagaagtggctgaaGTTCCTGGAACAAGTCACCTCTTGCTTAAATAAGCAAAATTTAAAAACCTCATGGCACGTTTTAACAGCTCAACTTGAGAAAAGGCTATTTCAGCACGAGGGGGAAGCTGCTGTGTTTGGTGCATGCCTGTGGTTTGCTGCTTATTCCCTGAGCCCTCATCCAGCTGAAACTTCAGGTGGAGCTAAGGAAGGTTGGACAACTCAGGGAGTAGCACTCAGGGAGAGGAATGGGCTTTTCTGGGGATTATAGACTGCTGCTAAGTGTAAGAAGCCTATTGTATACCTGATTGTTCCTCTAAATCCATAAACCTTTGCCTTTAATTGTCTTCAGCTTGAAAATGGAAGCTGAAAATAACAATTCACCCTGATTTCTGTTCTTCCCTTCCTCAGGTCAAGAGTAATCTGAATCCAAACGCAAAGGAGTTTGTTCCTGGGG
Encoded here:
- the PAIP2 gene encoding polyadenylate-binding protein-interacting protein 2, with amino-acid sequence MKDPSRSSTSPSIISEDVIINGHSHEDDNPFAEYMWMENEEEFNRQIEEELWEEEFIERCFQEMLEEEEEHEWFIPARDLPQTMDQIQDQFNDLVISDSSSLEDLVVKSNLNPNAKEFVPGVKYLNI